Sequence from the Thermus tengchongensis genome:
GAACGAACTTCTGGCCGAAGCCTGGGAGAAAGCCCTGGAGGGCCTGGTCCTTCACCAGGACAGGCAGGTCCTCTACCTGAACCCCAAGGCGGAGGAGCTTTTGGAGGTAACCCGGGAAAAGGTGGTGGGCCGTCCCCTCCTCCTCGCCCTCCGGGACCACCGCCTCGAGGCCCTGGCCCTCCAGGGGGGCGAGCGCACCCTGGAGGTGCGAAGCCGCACCCTCAGGGTGAGGGCCCTTCCCGGGAAGCTCTACCTCCTGGACGAAACGGAGCTAAACCGGCGCCTGGAGGCCCTGGAGGAAGCCACCCAGGCCCTGGCTCACGAGCTCCGCACTCCCCTGGCGGGGATGGGCCCCCTCCTCGAGGCCCTCACCCCCAGGACCCCCCAGGAGAAGGAGGTGCTGGACCTTCTCAAGGGGGAGGTGGCCCGCCTATCCCGATTGGTACGGGACCTCTCCCTCACCCAACCAGGTCCCAAGCGCACCTTCCCCCTGGAAGACCTCTGGACCCGCTTGGAAAGGCTCCTTAACGAGAAACTCCGGGGAAGGCGGGTGGAGGTCCACCTGCCCCACACCGCCCACACCGACCCCGAGGCCCTCTTCCAGATCCTCCTGAACCTCTTGGATAACGCCCTCAAGTATGGCCAAGATCCCATCCGCCTCCTCTCCCGGGAAGAAGGGGGGCGCCTTTTGCTGGAGGTGCGGGACCAAGGGCCGGAACTTCCGGATTACGAACGCCTCTTCCTGCCCCGCCACCGGGGATTCCAGGGAGGAGCCGGGCAGGGCCTGGGCCTCTACCTGGTGCGCCGGATCGCCCAGGGCTTGGGCGGGGAGGCCCACGCCCGGAGGGACGGGACCGAAAACGTTTTCAGCGTGGCTCTTCCTCTAAACTGATAAACTGAGGCAAGGAGGCAACATGCGCGAGGTACTGGACAAAGCCCTAAACGAACTGGTGGGGGAAACCCTGAGGATGCTCTCCCTGGTCCGGGAGATGACCCAAAAGGCCACGGAGGCCCTGGTGGAAGGGAACCGGGCCAAGGCGGAAGAGGTTATCGCCAAGGACCAGGAGGTGGATGCCCTGGAGCTGAAGATCGAGAACCAGGCCGTAGCCGTCATCGCCCGGCACCAGCCCGTGGCCTCAGACCTTCGGCTCATCTTTACCATCATCAAGGCCCTCAC
This genomic interval carries:
- a CDS encoding sensor histidine kinase, whose translation is MNELLAEAWEKALEGLVLHQDRQVLYLNPKAEELLEVTREKVVGRPLLLALRDHRLEALALQGGERTLEVRSRTLRVRALPGKLYLLDETELNRRLEALEEATQALAHELRTPLAGMGPLLEALTPRTPQEKEVLDLLKGEVARLSRLVRDLSLTQPGPKRTFPLEDLWTRLERLLNEKLRGRRVEVHLPHTAHTDPEALFQILLNLLDNALKYGQDPIRLLSREEGGRLLLEVRDQGPELPDYERLFLPRHRGFQGGAGQGLGLYLVRRIAQGLGGEAHARRDGTENVFSVALPLN